The genome window TTGATCATTAGAGTTAACGTGAAAACGTAGCATTCTCGGAAAGAACATAGATGTGAAAATTACCAGAGATTAAATTAGATTTTATTGAAGAAGAAAACATTCAATCTTAGCCAGTAATCCGCGAAAAGAAAACCCGTAACGCCTACCCTCTCTGGGAACTCAAAACAAGATTTACTGTAAGAAAATAGACTCCACGATGGTTTTTGATGGTGGACCGGGCGGGATTTGAACCCGCGGCCTCTCGGATGCGAGCCGAGCGTTTATACCGTTTTCCTACAGCGTTCATACCAGGCTGAACTACCGGCCCACATCTATTGCCATCGTCCATCTATCGACCCGTTCGCCGCCGTTCAAGGTATCTTCCCTAACCAGTATAAATATTTGCCTGACATCTTTGAGAAAAAACGTGTTCTACAACCTATCTTAACAGTAAAATTATCAGACGTTCACGAATTAAAAATAGCGCGTGAAGACGTAGGTTTCGTTTAAGCTTAGCCTTGGAATCGTAATGGCCTAAACCTTATAGCCTTTTCCGACGTAGGGTAGTGTTGTGGCTTGTTGATGTTTTTCGGTTCAAATTCGGTAGATTACGTAGCTGAAAGATTTCGAATGGTTGAGCGCTACATTAGGATGGGGTATGTGAGGGCTGGTTGGATGGAGAGGGCGTTGAAGAAGGTGCCTAGGGAGCTTTTTATGCCTCGGGAGTTGAAGCGTTACGCTTATGAGGATGAGCCTTACCCCATTCCAGGAGATGGGAGACAGACGATTTCAGCCCCTTACACCTACGCGCTGTTTTATGAGCCTTTGGAGTTGAAGAGGGGAGATCGGTTCTTGGAGGTGGGAATGGGGTCGGGTTACGGGGCCGCCTTAGCCTACGAGGTGGTTGGCGAGGAGGGACTGGTTGTAACCGTTGAGATAAATGAGGAAACCTACAGGTTCGGTAAGGAGAATCTTATCAGAGCCGGCTATGGAAAGGTGGTTACCGTTCTCGGCGATGGCTCTAAGGGGTATCCTCCACTAGCCCCATACGATAAGATTTGCGTGACAGCGGCTTGCCCGAAGATTCCTGAGCCTTTACGCTTACAGCTTAAGGCCCCAGGCAGATTAGTGGCCCCGGTCGGGCCTTTAAACCGATGGCTGGGCCAGGACCTAACACTTATGATGAAGAGTGGGGATGGTGGGATCTCTGTGAAGAAGCTCAGCAAGGTAATTTACGTTCCACTGCAAGGGGAGTTCGGATGGTCGAAGTTGAGTCAAAGCTAGAAAAAACCTATTTAAACCTTAAAACACGTAGTTTTATATGTGGCAGATATGCAGCTGGCGTTTGAAACTGGAAGCCTAGCTACGGCTGGGTTTTCGGTGGAGGACTATTTAAAGGTGGCTTCGAATCTAGGCTTCAAATATGTGGAGTTTTGGATTGACAGGGGCAACCTCTGGCCCTACACGGCCGGCGAAAAAGAGAAGAATCGGGTGAGAGAGCTTTTATCCAGCTTCGGCCTAGAGGTCGTGTCCACCTGTCCTATACCATTCTCAGCTGAGCGATGGGAGAAGTTTGAGTTTGAGTTTAACCTAGCTCACCCTGTCAAGGAGGAGAGGAAGAAAGCCATCGAGTTCATAAAGGACTCCGTAAACCTAACCAGAGAGCTGGGAGGTTGCGTGATGATCACCCTTCCAGGGAAGGTTGAGCAACCTAGCTTCATGGAGTCTCAGACCTCCTACCGAAGATATTTCGAGCAAGCCGTGGAAAGCCTAAAGGAATGCGCTCAACTCGCCAGGGATGCTGGAGTAACATTGGGCGTGGAAAACGCTGTGGTTGGAAACTTTATCGATCTACCCGAGGAGATGCTGAGACTCTTAGAAGCCGTTGGCTCCGAGTATGTGAAGGCTTACCTAGACGTGGCTAACGCCAACGTTTACCATCCACCGTTAGAATACATCCACGCCTTAAGGGGCTGGCTGGCCAATTGTATGCATATAACGGACAACGATGGAAGCCATGCACATCACCTACCCATCGGCATGGGAACCATCGACTTCAAAACAATCCTGAGGGAGTTGAAAGCCACCGGTTGGGACGGGTACCTGATCCCAGAGATCTTCTACAATCAAGACCCAGTAGGTGGAGTAAAACAATCCAAAGATAAACTTCAAGAATTGATCGAAAAACTCTAAAGGCTCCTGTAAATGGGAAAAGCCGCGACCAAGATTCTGTCCAAAATCGTCACGTTAAATAAACCTACCCCTATTTTTAACCCAAAATTAAAAACATCTCCTTAAATCCGGAAGACGATGCGGGAAAAATTTTCGTCGATCAGCGGATGTCGAATCGTCTTCCACGGACCACAAAATTAAAAGCCACGGCTGGATTGAAAAGGGAAGAAAAAGAGCTAAATAAGACTCGTTAAAACGATAAATATGTGGGCCGGTAGCTCAGCTTGGTTAAGCGAAGCCAAATGGCGAGGCGCTGAAGAGCGTTCGGCTGATAACC of Candidatus Bathyarchaeia archaeon contains these proteins:
- a CDS encoding sugar phosphate isomerase/epimerase family protein, encoding MQLAFETGSLATAGFSVEDYLKVASNLGFKYVEFWIDRGNLWPYTAGEKEKNRVRELLSSFGLEVVSTCPIPFSAERWEKFEFEFNLAHPVKEERKKAIEFIKDSVNLTRELGGCVMITLPGKVEQPSFMESQTSYRRYFEQAVESLKECAQLARDAGVTLGVENAVVGNFIDLPEEMLRLLEAVGSEYVKAYLDVANANVYHPPLEYIHALRGWLANCMHITDNDGSHAHHLPIGMGTIDFKTILRELKATGWDGYLIPEIFYNQDPVGGVKQSKDKLQELIEKL
- the pcm gene encoding protein-L-isoaspartate O-methyltransferase — its product is MFFGSNSVDYVAERFRMVERYIRMGYVRAGWMERALKKVPRELFMPRELKRYAYEDEPYPIPGDGRQTISAPYTYALFYEPLELKRGDRFLEVGMGSGYGAALAYEVVGEEGLVVTVEINEETYRFGKENLIRAGYGKVVTVLGDGSKGYPPLAPYDKICVTAACPKIPEPLRLQLKAPGRLVAPVGPLNRWLGQDLTLMMKSGDGGISVKKLSKVIYVPLQGEFGWSKLSQS